In a single window of the Microbacterium sp. SL75 genome:
- a CDS encoding 1,4-dihydroxy-2-naphthoate polyprenyltransferase, whose translation MAAQSRKRPNTAKTRRPGGNPQKAKTGAPQAVAPATARDWIAAARLRTLPLAITPVLIGTGAATLVDDDLHWVIALACLAVAFALQIGVNYANDYSDGIRGTDDVRVGPGRLTGGKKAKPRTVLIVALSFFALAAVIGLALVIRTGQWWLLPVGAVCIVAAWLYTGGKRPYGYNAMGEIFVFVFFGLVATLGTTWLQVLSLPQEAWFGAVSAGLLACAVLLANNLRDIDQDRLAAKRTLSVLIGRRATQVLFTVFVLVPFGIAAFLAQVYPLAWLEGIPLLGGLAAILIVWTYRVPRELITALQVTSFTSVAYGAILFAAFAL comes from the coding sequence GTGGCAGCACAGTCTCGCAAGCGTCCGAACACCGCCAAGACGCGTCGTCCCGGCGGCAACCCGCAGAAGGCGAAGACGGGTGCTCCGCAGGCCGTCGCCCCGGCGACCGCGCGCGACTGGATCGCCGCGGCGCGCCTGCGCACGCTGCCCCTCGCCATCACGCCGGTGCTCATCGGTACCGGAGCGGCCACGCTCGTCGATGACGACCTGCACTGGGTCATCGCGCTCGCCTGCCTGGCCGTCGCCTTCGCCCTGCAGATCGGCGTGAACTACGCGAACGACTACTCGGACGGCATCCGCGGCACCGACGACGTGCGCGTCGGGCCGGGCCGCCTGACCGGCGGGAAGAAGGCGAAGCCGCGGACCGTGCTGATCGTCGCACTGTCGTTCTTCGCGCTCGCCGCGGTGATCGGGCTCGCCCTGGTGATTCGGACGGGGCAGTGGTGGCTTCTCCCGGTGGGCGCCGTCTGCATCGTCGCCGCGTGGCTCTACACCGGTGGCAAACGCCCGTACGGCTACAACGCGATGGGCGAGATCTTCGTCTTCGTCTTCTTCGGCCTCGTCGCCACCCTCGGTACGACGTGGTTGCAGGTGCTGTCGCTGCCGCAGGAGGCGTGGTTCGGCGCGGTCTCGGCGGGTCTGCTCGCGTGCGCCGTGCTGCTGGCCAACAATCTGCGCGACATCGACCAGGACCGCCTCGCCGCAAAGCGCACGCTCTCGGTGCTCATCGGGCGGCGGGCGACCCAGGTGCTGTTCACGGTCTTCGTGCTGGTGCCCTTCGGCATCGCTGCGTTCCTGGCGCAGGTGTACCCGCTGGCATGGCTGGAGGGGATCCCCCTGCTCGGCGGTCTCGCGGCGATCCTCATCGTGTGGACCTACCGTGTCCCGCGCGAGCTCATCACGGCGCTCCAGGTGACGAGCTTCACGTCGGTGGCCTACGGCGCGATCCTGTTCGCAGCGTTCGCGCTCTGA
- a CDS encoding DUF4229 domain-containing protein, whose protein sequence is MRARSALVYTVLRLLAFLVPLGILLLFPVFQELPWLAAIFAALIGLSLSTLFLRRPLDQVTGGLAERRAQRTATGRRTGAQTDADAEDAVVDATRTDVAEDPSAAGEAPRG, encoded by the coding sequence ATGCGCGCTCGTTCGGCCCTCGTCTACACGGTGCTGCGATTGCTCGCCTTCCTCGTGCCCCTCGGCATCCTGCTGCTGTTCCCGGTGTTCCAGGAGCTGCCGTGGCTCGCCGCGATCTTCGCCGCTCTGATCGGGTTGAGCCTGTCGACGCTGTTCCTGCGTCGTCCGCTCGACCAGGTCACCGGCGGTCTCGCCGAGCGACGCGCCCAGCGCACCGCGACCGGTCGCCGGACCGGCGCTCAGACCGACGCCGACGCCGAAGATGCGGTGGTCGATGCCACGCGCACCGACGTCGCCGAGGATCCGAGCGCGGCGGGCGAGGCTCCGCGCGGCTGA
- a CDS encoding AMP-binding protein, producing MRLDPPASDDPRDVLRALRAAVLGAGPAVALGGAVLPGEVPPGTAAVVTTSGSTGVPKSVVIGRNALISSAYATAARIGEGAWLLAVPASYVAGVQVIVRALLADREPAVVAGPFRPEPFAAAALGMASHLDGARVPSYTSLVPAQLQRLLDAAEHDATVAQALRSFEAILIGGQALAPSVRERAEAVGARIVRTYGSSETSGGCVYDGVPLDGVDVAIVDGEVRLSGPTLAEGYLGDPERTASVFPRVDGTRWYRTGDGGEIVHGVLQVTGRLDNVIVSGGVNVSLDRVEAAVRGIAGLESAVVVPIPDATWGQGSAVVVPGIAAAREHDLLATIREVVGVAVGAPARPARVVAVDELPTLRSGKPDRATLRRFVGEGAPNPRD from the coding sequence GTGAGGCTCGACCCGCCGGCATCCGACGACCCGCGCGACGTGCTGCGGGCGTTGCGCGCGGCCGTCCTCGGTGCCGGGCCGGCCGTCGCCCTCGGCGGCGCGGTCCTGCCCGGCGAGGTCCCGCCGGGTACCGCCGCGGTCGTGACGACCTCGGGCTCGACGGGCGTGCCGAAGTCGGTCGTGATCGGCCGCAACGCCCTCATCTCCAGCGCGTACGCCACGGCCGCCCGCATCGGGGAGGGCGCGTGGCTGCTCGCGGTCCCGGCGAGCTACGTCGCGGGCGTCCAGGTGATCGTGCGGGCGCTCCTCGCCGATCGCGAGCCCGCGGTCGTCGCCGGTCCTTTCCGCCCGGAGCCCTTCGCTGCCGCAGCCCTCGGCATGGCCTCGCACCTCGACGGAGCCCGCGTCCCCAGCTATACCTCGCTGGTTCCGGCGCAATTGCAAAGACTCCTGGATGCCGCCGAGCACGACGCCACCGTCGCCCAGGCGCTGCGTTCGTTCGAGGCGATCCTCATCGGGGGGCAGGCACTCGCCCCCTCGGTACGCGAGCGTGCCGAGGCCGTGGGGGCGCGCATCGTGCGCACCTACGGCTCGAGCGAGACCAGCGGTGGGTGCGTCTACGACGGGGTGCCCCTCGACGGCGTCGATGTGGCGATCGTCGACGGAGAGGTACGCCTTTCGGGACCGACTCTCGCCGAGGGGTACCTCGGGGATCCCGAGCGCACGGCATCCGTGTTCCCCCGCGTCGACGGCACCCGCTGGTACCGCACGGGCGACGGGGGCGAGATCGTGCACGGCGTCCTGCAGGTCACCGGTCGTCTCGACAACGTCATCGTCTCGGGGGGCGTCAACGTCTCGCTGGACCGGGTCGAAGCCGCCGTGCGCGGCATCGCGGGGCTGGAATCCGCCGTCGTCGTGCCGATCCCGGATGCGACATGGGGTCAGGGGTCCGCCGTGGTGGTGCCCGGGATCGCGGCGGCTCGCGAACACGACCTGCTCGCCACGATCCGCGAGGTCGTCGGCGTGGCCGTCGGAGCGCCCGCGCGGCCGGCCCGCGTCGTCGCGGTCGACGAGCTCCCGACGCTGCGCTCCGGCAAGCCCGACCGCGCGACGCTGCGGCGCTTCGTCGGCGAAGGCGCGCCGAACCCGCGGGATTAG
- a CDS encoding PLD nuclease N-terminal domain-containing protein — protein sequence MARLLLILALVATVFWVYTIVDCAVQSPARHRGVSKPAWLAIVILLPVLGGILWFAIGRGRATQTVVRRAPDDDPEFLGRMTASARAEQDERIRRLEEELSQLDSEADDPQPPKKATDPGDTPGKGDDDTRDQRGAVG from the coding sequence ATGGCACGGTTGCTTCTCATCCTGGCGCTCGTGGCGACCGTCTTCTGGGTCTACACGATCGTGGATTGCGCCGTGCAGAGCCCTGCTCGTCACCGCGGCGTCAGCAAGCCCGCGTGGTTGGCGATCGTCATCCTCCTTCCGGTGCTCGGCGGCATCCTGTGGTTCGCGATCGGCCGAGGCCGCGCGACCCAGACGGTCGTGCGACGCGCCCCCGACGACGACCCCGAGTTCCTGGGGCGCATGACCGCGTCGGCACGCGCCGAGCAGGACGAGCGGATCCGACGTCTCGAAGAAGAGCTGTCACAGCTCGATTCCGAGGCCGACGACCCGCAGCCTCCGAAGAAGGCGACCGACCCCGGTGACACCCCCGGCAAGGGCGACGACGACACCCGCGATCAGCGCGGCGCCGTCGGCTGA